Part of the Sulfitobacter donghicola DSW-25 = KCTC 12864 = JCM 14565 genome, AACCTAACGCACAACAAACGGCGCAAGGCTTTCTTTGAAGTGATCAAAGAAGTCCTGAGCCAGTTTGGAAGACGCCCCTGCTGTGGGTAGCAGCAGGGAAAGTCGGTGATTTATCTCGGGGGCAAAAGGGCGGATGATGATGCCTTTGCCTCGGTATTTTTCGGCGTCCAAGGCGCTGATGACTGCGGCACCATTGCCCTGCTGAATGATCTCACAGGCGGTGGTAAACTGGCGCACCTCTATCCACGTCTTCAACGTCACACCCGACTTTGAAAAAGCCCGCGAGAGGCGGCCAAAAAAGCGGCTATCGCGGCGGGTGTGAACCATCTTTTCCTTCGCCAGATCTTCTGGTGTGATCACGCTTTTTGTTTTCAGCGGATGCCTTTCAGGCAAAATGCAAACAGACTTGATCGACAGATCGGTTGACTGGATCAGCGGGTGTTCGGTGAACCCATCCGTAATGCCGCAATCATATTGCTGGCCGATGATCCACTCTAGTATTCGCTCAGGTCTATCTGGCTCTAGCGTGACCGAAACATCGGGCCGCTTATTTAGAAACTGCGCCAGAACTGTGGGCAAATGACTGGTCGCAAAGCCAGGAAGGCAAGCAATACGGATGTGGCCCGCTGTTTGGTTCGAAAGATTCTGCTGAAGATCTTCGAGGTGATGCAAGCTTTCAAAAAGGCGGGTGACCTCTGGCAACATATGTTTTGATTCGGTGGTGAGCACCATTCGCCCGCCTTCCCGCTTGAACAAATCAAAATCCAGACTTTTTGAAAAATCCGAAAGCAACCGGCTTGCAGCAGGTTGTGATATTTTTAGTGCCTTTGCTACGCGCGTAATGGAGCCTGTTTGAGCAAATGCATGAAATGCTTCGAGTTGTCTTAACTTAAATTTCAATTAGTTAACCCATTCTTTACCTTTGCTCCGACGAGGAATAGCAAGAAAAAACCTCATAACATAGTGTTATATTCATACGAAAAAAAATTGCGCTTAGCTAAGCGCACATGATCTAATTTTCACAGCACTGTTACATTCATCGTCTCTACCGACGGTGCATAAACACGCCTTGGGAGGCCTAAAATGAAATATACGATCCTTTCCGGAGCGATCGCGGCAAGCGCGATCTCTCTCTCCACAGCTGCTTACGCTGAAGTTGAAGTCCAGTGGTGGCACGCAATGGGTGGCGCCAATGGTGAGCGCGTAGACAAGATTGCCGGCGACTTTAACGCCTCGCAGTCCGATTATAAAATCGTGCCCGTCTACAAAGGCAACTACACTGAAACCATGACAGCCGCGATCGCAGGTTTCCGTGCAAATGAACATCCCCACATCGTTCAGGTTTTCGAAGTTGGCACCGCCACAATGATGGCAGCCAAAGGCGCCGTTTACCCAATGGAAACCCTGATGAAAGACGCAGGCGAACCGTTTGATAAATCCGACTACCTTCCGGCTGTAATCTCATATTACCAGACCCCCGAAGGTGAACTGCTTTCGATGCCGTTCAACAGCTCGACCCCTGTTTTGTGGTATAATGCCGACGCTTTGAAAGCGGCTGGCGTTGAGGCTCCAAAAACGTGGGACGAAGTAAAGTCCGTCTCCAAAGCCTTGGTTGGAAATGGCATGAAATGCGGCCTTTCCTTTGGCTGGCAGTCTTGGGTTATGCTTGAGAACTTCTCGGCGTGGCATGACATCCCGATGGGCACCAAAGAAAACGGATTTTCCGGTTTTGACACCGAATTTACGTTCAACAACGACCAAGTTGCAGCCCGCCTAGCTGATGTTGCAGCCATGTCCGCTGACAGCTCATTTGTTTATGCAGGCCGTCGTGGCGACAGCTTGCCCATGTTCACAAACGGTGAATGCGGCATGTGGATGAACTCCTCTGCTTACTACGGCTCAATGACGTCACAGGCCAAGTTCGACTTTGCCCAGACAATGCTGCCCCTTGATACGGCAGTTGCGGACGCGCCTCAGAACTCGATCATCGGTGGTGCCACATTGTGGGCCCTGGCCGGTCACGAGGACGAAGAGTACAAAGGTGTTGCCAAGTTTATGACCTATCTCTCCTCCCCCGAGGTTCAGGCATGGTGGCACCAAGAGACCGGCTATGTGCCGATCACAACAGCGGCCTATGAGCTGTCCAAAGAGCAAGGTTTCTATGACAAGAACCCAGGCACAGACACAGCGATCAAACAGCTGAGCCTGAACACACCTACGCCAAACTCGCGCGGTGTTCGTTTTGGTAACTTTGTGCAGGTGCGCGATGTGATCAACGAAGAGATGGAAGCCATCTGGGCGGGGTCAAAAACCGCCAAAGAAGGTTTGGACGATGCGGCATCACGCGGCAACGACCTTCTGCGTAAATTCGAACGTTCAGCAAAATAATCAGAACGCCTTCGAGGTAAATCAGTGCTGTCTCCGCCCGCCGGAGACAGCATCATTTTTACCTTCACGACCCCTATTTTCACCGTCACTACCCCTACCTGCTGGAATACCAAATGCTGAAACGCGTGCATTTTCAAAAAACCCTGTTGCCGTTTCTGCTGGTTGCGCCGCAGATCCTCGTAACACTGGTTTTCTTCATGTGGCCTGCTGGACAGGCTCTATACCAGAGTTTTTTGATCGAGGATGCCTTTGGCCTGTCCCAAGAATTCGTCTGGTTCGAGAATTTTGAAATCCTGATGGAGGATAAGGTTTACCGCCAGACATTCTGGCGCACTGCTGTATTTTCTTCGCTTGTTGCGGTTTCATCCATGTCTATCGCGCTGATCCTTGCCGGCTTTGCCGAGCGGGTCATAAAGGGGTCCGGCGCCTATCGAACGCTTTTGATCTGGCCCTATGCCGTTGCCCCCGTTCTGGCAGGTGCTTTATGGGTGTTTATGTTCAACCCGACGCTGGGTATTTTCCCTTTCCTGCTAGAAAAGGTAAACATCGACTGGAACCACTACCTGAACGGTGGGCAGGCCATGGGGCTGGTGGTGAGTGCGGCCGCGTGGAAACAGGTTGCTTATAACTTCCTGTTCTATCTCGCAGCGATGCAATCCATTCCCAAATCCGTGGTAGAGGCCGCCGCTATTGATGGCGCCAGCCCGCTGCGCCGGTTCTGGACGATCACCCTGCCCCTTGTCTCACCGACGACGTTTTTCTTGCTGGTCATCAATATTGTCTACGCCTTCTTTGACACCTTCGGCATCATCCATGCCGTAACCCAAGGCGGCCCTGCAAATGCGACCACCATCCTTGTTTACAAGGTCTATAATGACGGCTTTGTCGGCTTGGATCTCGGTGGGTCTGCTGCGCAATCTGTTGTGCTGATGGGCATCGTGATTGTTATGACAGTCGTCCAATTCCGCTATGTCGAAAAGAAGGTTGAATACTGATGGTCGAGAACCGCCCCTACCTTGCATTCGTGACCCACGCAGTGCTGATCTTTGGCGTGATCATGATCGCGCTGCCTGTTTGGATCACTCTGGTTGCGGCCAGCCACGACGAGATCCGCATGACCCAAGCCCCGATCCCCATGTTGCCGGGATCGTATTTCTGGGAGAACTTCAAAACCACGCTGTTTGGCAGCGGCCTATCCTCTCAAGAGAGCACACCGGTTTGGCGTATGCTGATGAATTCGCTCATCATGGCCTTGGCCATAGCCGCTGGGAAAATTATCATCTCTCTGCTGTCGGCCTTTGCGATTGTGTATTTCAAATTCCCGTTCCGCATGGGCTTTTTCTGGATGATTTTCCTAACACTGATGCTGCCTGTTGAGGTGCGCATTTTGCCTACCTTTGAGGTCGTGGCGAACCTTGGTCTGTTAAATAGCTACTGGGGGCTGACTGTGCCGCTCATCGCGTCTGCGACCGCAACCTTTATGTTCCGGCAGGTCTTTTTGACAGTGCCAGACGAAATGCTGGAAAGCGCGCGGATAGATGGTGCAGGCCCGATGCGGTTTTTCTGGGACATCCTGCTACCGCTGTCGCGCACCAATATCGCCGCGCTTTTTGTGATCTTGTTTATCTTCGGTTGGAACCAATACCTTTGGCCACTGCTCATAACCGTTGATAGCGATATGACCACCATCGTCGCCTCCATCAAACAAATGCTGGAAGCAGCCGAGCAATCCCCCCAGTGGAACATCATTATGATGACGGCCTTGCTTGCCATGCTTCCTCCCATCCTAGTTGTCATCGCCATGCAAAAGCTATTTGTGCAAGGCCTGACCGAAACCGATAAATAGGTCTGAAACCATGGCAAAAATCACCCTCGACAGCCTGACCAAATCCTATGGTCCCACCCAAGTTTTGCACCATATCCAAGGTGAAATTGACCACGGCGAATTCATCGTCATCGTTGGCCCATCTGGCTGTGGTAAATCCACATTGTTGCGCATGGTTGCAGGGCTTGAATCTGTTACCTCAGGCGAGGTTTCGATCGGCGATAAAGTTATCAACGATCTGGAGCCAGCGGACCGCGATATCGCGATGGTGTTCCAAAACTACGCGCTTTACCCTCATATGACGGTCGAACAGAATATGGCTTATGGATTGAAAATCCGAAAGCTGCCAAAGGACGAAATCCAGCGGCGGGTTGAAGAGGCCGCCGATATTCTAGAGATCCGAGACTACCTCAAACGCAAACCGCGGCAGCTATCGGGTGGTCAGCGGCAGCGTGTTGCGATGGGTCGTGCGATTGTGCGCGATCCTCAGGTTTTTCTCTTTGATGAACCCCTTTCAAATCTGGACGCAAAGCTGCGCGTGCAGATGCGTCTGGAAATCCGCAAGCTCCAGCGCCGTTTGGGTGTGACCTCAATTTACGTGACCCATGATCAGGTCGAAGCGATGACATTGGGCGACCGCCTGATGGTTCTGAATGGCGGCTTTGTCGAGCAATTCGGCACGCCAATCGAAGTCTATGAAAAACCTGCTTCCGTGTTTGTTGCAGGTTTCATCGGCAGCCCCGCGATGAACTTTCTCACCGCTCAATCCAATGATGGCCAGATCACTTTGCCAGACGGCACCAAGATTTCGACAAACACAACCGCCAAGGGCCCGATCACCTTTGGCATTCGCCCCGAACATTTGGAGCAAAGCGAAACAGGTGCAATCAAGATCGAGGTGGACCTACCAGAGCAGCTGGGCGCGACGACCCTTGTTCATGGCCGCCTTGCTGG contains:
- the ugpA gene encoding sn-glycerol-3-phosphate ABC transporter permease UgpA; this translates as MLKRVHFQKTLLPFLLVAPQILVTLVFFMWPAGQALYQSFLIEDAFGLSQEFVWFENFEILMEDKVYRQTFWRTAVFSSLVAVSSMSIALILAGFAERVIKGSGAYRTLLIWPYAVAPVLAGALWVFMFNPTLGIFPFLLEKVNIDWNHYLNGGQAMGLVVSAAAWKQVAYNFLFYLAAMQSIPKSVVEAAAIDGASPLRRFWTITLPLVSPTTFFLLVINIVYAFFDTFGIIHAVTQGGPANATTILVYKVYNDGFVGLDLGGSAAQSVVLMGIVIVMTVVQFRYVEKKVEY
- a CDS encoding sn-glycerol-3-phosphate import ATP-binding protein UgpC, coding for MAKITLDSLTKSYGPTQVLHHIQGEIDHGEFIVIVGPSGCGKSTLLRMVAGLESVTSGEVSIGDKVINDLEPADRDIAMVFQNYALYPHMTVEQNMAYGLKIRKLPKDEIQRRVEEAADILEIRDYLKRKPRQLSGGQRQRVAMGRAIVRDPQVFLFDEPLSNLDAKLRVQMRLEIRKLQRRLGVTSIYVTHDQVEAMTLGDRLMVLNGGFVEQFGTPIEVYEKPASVFVAGFIGSPAMNFLTAQSNDGQITLPDGTKISTNTTAKGPITFGIRPEHLEQSETGAIKIEVDLPEQLGATTLVHGRLAGTDLPITANVNGISQASSGDVLRFDAPADQIHIFDAETGKRID
- the ugpE gene encoding sn-glycerol-3-phosphate ABC transporter permease UgpE translates to MVENRPYLAFVTHAVLIFGVIMIALPVWITLVAASHDEIRMTQAPIPMLPGSYFWENFKTTLFGSGLSSQESTPVWRMLMNSLIMALAIAAGKIIISLLSAFAIVYFKFPFRMGFFWMIFLTLMLPVEVRILPTFEVVANLGLLNSYWGLTVPLIASATATFMFRQVFLTVPDEMLESARIDGAGPMRFFWDILLPLSRTNIAALFVILFIFGWNQYLWPLLITVDSDMTTIVASIKQMLEAAEQSPQWNIIMMTALLAMLPPILVVIAMQKLFVQGLTETDK
- the ugpB gene encoding sn-glycerol-3-phosphate ABC transporter substrate-binding protein UgpB; amino-acid sequence: MKYTILSGAIAASAISLSTAAYAEVEVQWWHAMGGANGERVDKIAGDFNASQSDYKIVPVYKGNYTETMTAAIAGFRANEHPHIVQVFEVGTATMMAAKGAVYPMETLMKDAGEPFDKSDYLPAVISYYQTPEGELLSMPFNSSTPVLWYNADALKAAGVEAPKTWDEVKSVSKALVGNGMKCGLSFGWQSWVMLENFSAWHDIPMGTKENGFSGFDTEFTFNNDQVAARLADVAAMSADSSFVYAGRRGDSLPMFTNGECGMWMNSSAYYGSMTSQAKFDFAQTMLPLDTAVADAPQNSIIGGATLWALAGHEDEEYKGVAKFMTYLSSPEVQAWWHQETGYVPITTAAYELSKEQGFYDKNPGTDTAIKQLSLNTPTPNSRGVRFGNFVQVRDVINEEMEAIWAGSKTAKEGLDDAASRGNDLLRKFERSAK
- a CDS encoding LysR substrate-binding domain-containing protein → MKFKLRQLEAFHAFAQTGSITRVAKALKISQPAASRLLSDFSKSLDFDLFKREGGRMVLTTESKHMLPEVTRLFESLHHLEDLQQNLSNQTAGHIRIACLPGFATSHLPTVLAQFLNKRPDVSVTLEPDRPERILEWIIGQQYDCGITDGFTEHPLIQSTDLSIKSVCILPERHPLKTKSVITPEDLAKEKMVHTRRDSRFFGRLSRAFSKSGVTLKTWIEVRQFTTACEIIQQGNGAAVISALDAEKYRGKGIIIRPFAPEINHRLSLLLPTAGASSKLAQDFFDHFKESLAPFVVR